A portion of the Candidatus Zixiibacteriota bacterium genome contains these proteins:
- a CDS encoding helix-turn-helix transcriptional regulator, with protein sequence MGNDLKRCRFDKGDLSQETLAEAIGVTRQSIISIEKGRFVPSTLLALKMARYFSKPVEQIFFIIDDNEDC encoded by the coding sequence CTGGGAAATGACCTTAAGAGATGCCGGTTCGATAAGGGTGATCTTTCACAGGAAACACTTGCCGAGGCCATTGGAGTGACTCGCCAGAGTATAATATCGATCGAGAAAGGCCGTTTTGTTCCTTCAACTCTACTGGCGTTGAAAATGGCACGGTATTTCAGCAAACCGGTCGAGCAAATATTCTTCATTATCGATGATAATGAGGACTGCTAA
- a CDS encoding penicillin-binding protein activator LpoB has translation MLGCGSSKKVYRLEPETVTDLSGQWNDTDARLVAEETVDDCLKRAWVTDYVEKNGKKPVVTVGTIRNMSSEHIDTEVFTTDFERELINSGKVRFVASRDQRQEIREERFEQQEFASAETMKKIRNETGADFILLGAIKTIVDEVEGTRVVFYQTDLEMINIESMEKVWIGTKKIKKEISKSKTKW, from the coding sequence ATGCTGGGATGCGGATCATCCAAAAAAGTGTATCGCTTGGAACCGGAAACAGTCACCGATTTAAGCGGACAGTGGAACGATACCGATGCCCGCCTGGTGGCCGAAGAGACGGTTGACGATTGCCTTAAGCGGGCCTGGGTAACCGACTATGTTGAGAAGAACGGCAAAAAACCGGTGGTGACCGTCGGGACGATTCGAAATATGAGCTCGGAACATATCGATACCGAGGTTTTCACCACTGATTTCGAGCGGGAACTGATCAATTCCGGAAAGGTCAGATTCGTGGCCAGCCGCGACCAGCGCCAGGAAATCCGCGAGGAACGGTTCGAGCAGCAGGAATTCGCCTCGGCGGAAACGATGAAAAAAATTCGTAACGAGACCGGAGCGGATTTTATTTTGCTGGGAGCGATTAAGACTATCGTGGATGAAGTCGAGGGGACCCGGGTGGTTTTCTATCAGACCGATCTGGAGATGATCAATATCGAATCGATGGAAAAGGTCTGGATCGGAACCAAGAAGATTAAGAAAGAAATCTCCAAGAGCAAAACCAAGTGGTAA
- a CDS encoding class I SAM-dependent methyltransferase — protein MSKIRKEIDWSEGEWKIMLERQRRYMWPEDSVLKFARWLGLHHGFTAVDIGCGLGYLGYTYWPYFGRRGKYYGIDHSLKLLRQASQAARGWAKGGKAVFLTGDAYHLPFEDNFADWVMCQTILMHLVEPERALKEMIRILKPGGLIMCDEPDNVASGLARGYFSVPEMKLEDQLLFNKMILLANKGRIRLGRGDNSIGSRLPHLLTNLGMTDIGVRMNDEVFYLEPPYDDPRQKHRFEGIKRNMFDPKIQRFWLKKNREEFLTGGGKPEEFDRLQKLTRKYRTIYKKQIENRSLAMCGGTLYYITKGRKPMAG, from the coding sequence ATGTCAAAAATCCGGAAAGAAATCGATTGGTCCGAGGGTGAATGGAAAATCATGCTTGAACGCCAACGCCGGTATATGTGGCCGGAGGATTCGGTACTTAAATTTGCCCGCTGGCTGGGACTACACCATGGATTTACTGCCGTTGATATCGGGTGCGGATTGGGCTATCTCGGATACACCTACTGGCCCTATTTCGGGCGCCGCGGTAAATACTATGGGATTGATCACTCTTTAAAACTGCTTCGTCAGGCGTCACAAGCCGCCCGGGGATGGGCTAAAGGCGGAAAAGCGGTATTCCTGACCGGCGATGCCTATCACCTTCCGTTCGAGGATAATTTTGCCGACTGGGTCATGTGCCAGACGATTTTGATGCACCTGGTTGAGCCGGAACGAGCCCTGAAAGAAATGATTCGAATATTAAAACCGGGCGGGTTGATTATGTGCGATGAGCCCGATAATGTCGCCTCGGGATTGGCCCGGGGGTATTTTTCGGTTCCGGAAATGAAACTGGAGGATCAATTGTTGTTCAACAAAATGATCCTGCTGGCCAACAAGGGTAGAATAAGACTCGGCCGCGGCGATAATTCAATTGGCTCTCGTCTGCCGCACCTTCTTACAAATCTGGGGATGACAGACATCGGGGTCAGAATGAATGACGAAGTTTTTTACCTGGAGCCACCTTATGACGACCCCAGACAAAAGCATCGCTTCGAAGGGATAAAAAGAAACATGTTTGATCCCAAAATTCAGAGATTCTGGTTGAAAAAAAACCGCGAGGAATTTCTGACCGGGGGCGGGAAACCGGAGGAATTCGACCGCCTTCAGAAACTGACCAGAAAATACCGCACCATATATAAAAAGCAGATCGAAAACAGGAGTCTTGCCATGTGCGGCGGGACCTTATACTATATTACCAAAGGCCGAAAACCAATGGCAGGATAA
- a CDS encoding glutamate mutase L, with protein sequence MNNSGKWNPGLFSSNLSQFCVIDIGSTTTKAILYVRDGDWHFYRREKPTTVEKPYEDVTFGVINALKALEDLTGRKLLKNDRPDLPCLATSSAGGGLAVVVAGLVREVTARSAERVALGAGAIIQNIIALDDHRTPYWKVERLKALRPDMLLLAGGFDGGSIDGPVFLAEMLNQSGLRPKLSHDGRLPVIYAGNIDARDYVRELLDRNFIYIPVANLRPASNKENLEPARQAIHDVFMEHVMSRAPGYETFTDWIAAPILPTPAAVSRLLTLVSKDMQARILAIDIGGATTDVFTAEQGFVFRTVSANLGMSYSIINVVHQAGLDKIRELLDFEIDSKELLDRIGNKYLRPTILPGNIEDAKIEGAVASVAIREAVREHLKVLEGVKLSRSEEDLGWHYLKKRKTKKKTSDGERLSIDDYDMIIGSGGKLSHTPRRTAAVILLNALRPKGVTDLAVDSAFMFPHLGILSTVNEKLAVELFHRLGVVHLGKAIIPDSEEKSGRAVIYINQTGESGNMETEKIGNGELKFIPSMARDNITINIKTKKFKIREKQLTPNRRVDHIIVDTRHQSAGLATDYFPDNSYLSPADSDRSEPVTQIHDGEIRIAREMAIPGEILCQPGDTVTPEMVIARSTRLFLRPFFLNVAAHLKVNPGELERYLHKKIGDEIISGEIIAENRNNIFNPRIFKSLVAGKVEKILPTGTVIVREKQEYISDICIVDVARELKVDPGKLKPYLKCVVGQEIEKDQWLADGYMYGGHRAIGSPIRGRIRDIDLPTGFITIEPLREELDLQAWIPGRIESVSAKGAVIVNRGLSITGMWGNGGQTYGILSCNVIESDRIIFLPVLSRKDLEKCRSEKVRGLITCTLDLQDIYDINPNFPLVVLEGFGQNSIDENITGRISTNNGAGVTVDATTQLRSGVIRPQVIFPQEKT encoded by the coding sequence ATGAATAACTCCGGTAAATGGAATCCCGGTCTCTTCAGTTCCAATCTGTCGCAATTCTGTGTTATTGATATCGGGAGCACCACCACCAAGGCCATCCTTTATGTCAGGGACGGCGATTGGCATTTCTACCGCCGGGAAAAACCGACCACGGTCGAGAAACCATACGAGGATGTCACTTTCGGGGTCATCAATGCCTTGAAAGCCCTGGAGGATTTAACCGGGCGTAAACTTCTTAAAAACGACCGGCCCGATTTGCCCTGCCTGGCTACCTCAAGCGCCGGTGGCGGCCTGGCGGTCGTGGTGGCCGGACTGGTCCGCGAGGTTACGGCTCGAAGCGCCGAACGAGTGGCCCTGGGAGCAGGGGCCATTATTCAGAATATTATTGCTTTGGATGATCACCGGACCCCTTATTGGAAAGTCGAACGGCTTAAGGCTCTCCGCCCCGATATGCTTCTCCTGGCCGGGGGGTTCGATGGAGGATCGATTGATGGTCCCGTTTTTTTGGCGGAAATGCTGAACCAGTCCGGGCTTCGGCCCAAACTGAGTCATGATGGCCGACTCCCGGTAATTTATGCCGGAAATATCGATGCCCGCGATTATGTCCGGGAATTACTTGATCGGAATTTCATTTATATCCCGGTGGCCAATCTTCGTCCCGCCAGTAATAAAGAGAACCTGGAACCGGCCCGCCAGGCCATTCATGATGTCTTCATGGAACATGTTATGTCGCGGGCGCCCGGCTACGAGACCTTTACCGACTGGATTGCGGCTCCCATCCTGCCAACCCCGGCCGCCGTAAGCCGTCTTCTGACCCTGGTTTCCAAAGACATGCAGGCCCGTATCCTGGCGATCGATATCGGCGGAGCTACCACCGATGTTTTTACCGCCGAACAGGGTTTCGTATTCCGGACAGTCAGCGCCAATCTGGGAATGAGTTACAGTATTATCAATGTTGTCCACCAGGCCGGTCTGGATAAAATCCGTGAACTCCTGGACTTCGAAATAGACTCGAAGGAGTTGCTCGATCGTATCGGCAATAAGTACCTCCGCCCGACCATCCTGCCCGGTAATATCGAGGATGCCAAAATCGAGGGAGCCGTTGCCTCGGTTGCTATCCGGGAAGCGGTCCGGGAGCATCTGAAGGTCCTGGAGGGGGTAAAATTGAGCCGCTCCGAAGAAGACCTGGGATGGCATTACCTCAAAAAACGCAAGACGAAAAAAAAGACATCCGATGGCGAAAGATTATCAATCGATGATTACGATATGATCATCGGCAGCGGCGGGAAACTGTCCCACACCCCGCGCCGAACCGCCGCTGTAATTTTGCTCAATGCGCTCCGCCCCAAAGGAGTCACCGATCTGGCAGTCGACAGCGCCTTCATGTTTCCTCATCTGGGTATTCTCTCGACCGTCAATGAAAAACTGGCGGTGGAACTTTTTCATCGATTGGGAGTGGTTCATCTCGGTAAAGCCATTATCCCCGATTCTGAAGAAAAATCCGGCCGCGCCGTGATTTATATCAATCAAACCGGAGAATCCGGTAATATGGAAACTGAAAAAATCGGCAATGGAGAATTAAAATTCATTCCATCCATGGCCCGCGATAATATTACCATCAATATTAAAACCAAAAAATTTAAGATTCGGGAGAAACAACTAACCCCGAATCGCCGGGTGGATCATATTATTGTTGATACCCGTCATCAATCAGCCGGCCTGGCAACTGATTATTTCCCCGATAATTCGTACCTCTCTCCTGCCGATAGTGACCGTTCGGAACCGGTTACGCAGATACATGACGGTGAGATACGGATTGCGCGGGAAATGGCAATACCAGGTGAAATACTCTGTCAGCCCGGCGACACAGTCACACCCGAGATGGTTATTGCCAGAAGCACGAGGTTGTTCCTGCGGCCGTTTTTTTTGAATGTCGCCGCTCATCTCAAGGTTAACCCCGGAGAACTTGAAAGATATCTTCACAAAAAGATTGGTGATGAAATCATTTCCGGAGAGATCATTGCCGAAAATCGAAATAATATCTTCAATCCCCGTATATTCAAATCGCTGGTCGCAGGGAAAGTCGAAAAAATATTGCCCACCGGAACCGTCATAGTCCGTGAGAAACAGGAATATATCAGTGATATCTGCATAGTCGATGTGGCGCGCGAATTGAAAGTCGATCCCGGAAAATTGAAACCGTATCTTAAATGCGTTGTGGGCCAGGAAATCGAAAAAGATCAATGGCTGGCTGACGGATATATGTATGGCGGTCATCGAGCGATTGGTTCGCCCATTCGCGGCCGAATCAGGGATATTGATTTGCCGACAGGATTTATAACCATTGAGCCGTTACGTGAAGAACTGGATTTGCAGGCCTGGATTCCGGGGCGCATCGAAAGTGTCTCGGCCAAAGGGGCCGTGATTGTCAACCGGGGATTGAGTATTACCGGCATGTGGGGTAATGGAGGCCAAACATATGGCATACTTTCCTGCAATGTGATCGAGTCGGATCGGATTATTTTCCTGCCGGTACTCAGTCGAAAAGACCTGGAAAAGTGCCGATCGGAAAAGGTTCGCGGTTTGATCACATGTACTCTCGACCTTCAGGATATTTATGATATCAATCCGAATTTCCCACTGGTGGTTCTGGAGGGATTCGGTCAAAATTCCATCGATGAGAATATCACGGGGAGAATATCTACCAATAATGGGGCCGGGGTAACTGTTGATGCTACCACCCAGCTTCGCTCCGGTGTTATAAGACCGCAGGTAATATTCCCTCAGGAGAAAACTTGA
- a CDS encoding glycosyltransferase family 39 protein, which produces MPKVARPKGHTRDSTENEGFLALDSSEVKRLVIILLIAVLIRTIYIWRLQQSVFFGNYVLDSQVIDSWAKQIAFTNFWGNQAFFRAPLYAYIVAFLYKIIGVTPSPVILLQCLLGIGTTTLTYFYARYLVGKKTAWISGIILAAWPTLVYFEGELMITTLAVFLFLASLVTLHLALNKGGVRDFFIAGIILGLAAITRPTILPLLMTLPAYYILSKSPDRYRQLLRHGLVYGLGILLPILPVTIRNLVVADDPVFISSQGGANFYIGNSRHADGLTVAMPGTGNITEEQYIDQIYFQSVKLAERETGQDMTDSEVSSFWFKKAFDDIISRPLVSIGLFLKKWYYFWHGQEIFNNKSLYFASDYSILMRLTLWKHILNFPSGLLFPLMLAGGYMALKDRKNVIILITGIVIYSLAVALFFVCSRFRQPIIPMAIILASYALVGITDYFKNHNPNWKAPLGIFLAGLILFNLGGNIESTRNRSQYESILGTVYMKNGMPEQAVEHFEKALSIAFDNQGAIVSLSYAYVQAGRPQDAERTFLRGITMFPRSWQLTYNLATLYYRYGKYTKAKPYLQSAIELDSTKIDPYMGLGAIYEDENKPDSAAMIYRLLLKYHPDHTPARERLEALE; this is translated from the coding sequence ATGCCGAAAGTTGCTCGCCCCAAGGGACATACTCGCGATTCGACTGAGAATGAAGGCTTTCTCGCCCTTGACTCTTCTGAAGTGAAAAGGCTGGTGATTATATTACTGATTGCGGTTTTAATTCGGACTATTTATATCTGGCGGCTACAGCAAAGTGTTTTCTTCGGTAATTACGTTCTCGACAGCCAGGTCATTGACAGCTGGGCGAAACAGATCGCATTTACAAATTTCTGGGGTAACCAGGCCTTTTTTCGGGCTCCGCTCTATGCCTATATTGTCGCATTTCTGTACAAGATCATAGGCGTTACGCCGTCACCGGTGATTCTGTTGCAGTGCCTTTTGGGAATCGGGACAACGACTCTGACCTATTTCTATGCCCGCTACCTGGTCGGAAAAAAGACAGCCTGGATATCGGGTATCATTTTGGCCGCATGGCCCACTCTTGTATATTTCGAGGGTGAATTGATGATTACCACTCTGGCAGTATTTCTGTTCCTGGCTTCCCTGGTTACTCTGCATCTGGCTCTGAATAAGGGCGGCGTTCGCGATTTCTTTATTGCGGGGATTATTCTCGGGCTGGCGGCCATTACCCGTCCAACGATATTGCCCCTGTTAATGACTTTACCCGCATATTATATTTTATCAAAATCCCCCGATCGATATCGCCAATTACTTCGTCACGGCCTTGTTTATGGGCTTGGCATACTATTACCCATCCTGCCGGTAACAATCCGGAATCTGGTGGTGGCTGATGATCCGGTGTTTATATCAAGTCAGGGGGGGGCCAATTTCTATATTGGCAACTCGCGCCATGCCGACGGTCTGACGGTGGCTATGCCGGGCACCGGAAATATAACGGAAGAGCAATATATCGACCAGATTTATTTCCAATCGGTCAAACTGGCCGAACGTGAAACCGGTCAAGATATGACTGATTCCGAGGTTTCATCATTCTGGTTTAAAAAAGCCTTTGATGATATAATCAGCCGACCGCTTGTATCAATTGGTCTGTTTTTAAAAAAGTGGTACTATTTCTGGCATGGTCAGGAAATTTTTAACAACAAGTCGCTGTATTTTGCCTCGGATTATTCAATTCTAATGAGATTGACACTCTGGAAACATATTTTGAATTTCCCTTCCGGACTGCTTTTCCCGTTGATGCTGGCCGGAGGATATATGGCATTGAAAGACAGAAAGAATGTTATTATCCTGATAACCGGAATTGTAATATACTCTCTGGCAGTGGCCCTGTTTTTCGTTTGTTCCCGGTTCCGTCAACCGATTATTCCAATGGCAATCATTCTGGCCTCATACGCTCTGGTCGGAATAACCGACTATTTTAAGAACCACAACCCGAACTGGAAAGCGCCCTTGGGTATTTTTCTCGCGGGATTGATCCTGTTTAATCTGGGCGGTAATATAGAATCAACCAGAAACCGTTCGCAGTACGAGAGTATTCTCGGCACCGTTTATATGAAGAACGGTATGCCGGAACAGGCTGTCGAGCATTTTGAAAAAGCCTTATCAATAGCTTTCGATAATCAGGGGGCGATCGTGTCGCTTAGCTATGCCTATGTTCAGGCCGGACGACCCCAGGATGCGGAACGTACTTTTCTCAGGGGAATCACGATGTTCCCGCGTTCATGGCAATTGACTTATAATCTGGCGACATTATACTATCGCTACGGCAAATACACTAAAGCCAAACCTTACCTTCAAAGTGCCATCGAACTGGATTCTACGAAAATCGACCCGTATATGGGCCTGGGAGCCATATATGAAGATGAAAATAAACCGGATTCGGCGGCCATGATTTACCGCCTCCTGTTGAAATACCATCCCGACCATACTCCGGCCAGGGAGAGACTTGAAGCCCTGGAATAA
- a CDS encoding ABC transporter permease gives MIRPSNVITIFKKEMLDTLRDRRTLVFMLLVPIVAVPLLMTGLSSLMVSQITKVQKEVSRVVIEGAEYLPDELAGMIASDSGMTLLDESSLGEGMLVDHLKKGDIDLLVFVDEDFAAKINQEKTGEIKIFYDKAEMKSDFSLDKFEDILKEYKEKIILSRIEGRDISPEILTPFEIKDNNVAPTQKMVGKELGALLPYLIIIMCFMGAMYPAIDLAAGEKERGTLETLLVSPATRGEFVLGKYFVILVTGIVAAFLSLGSMVYSLNHMVSGVFRELAQNLSIGLDLQTIGLMVLIVLPLAGIFAGILLSVSIFARSFKEAQSYVTALNMFIILPAFVSFLPGIKMSYQMSLIPVLNASLILKDAISGTIQWNFILTAFLANAVLAAAALVFCRKWFERESVIFRM, from the coding sequence ATGATCAGACCGAGTAACGTTATCACCATATTCAAAAAAGAGATGCTGGATACCCTGCGCGATCGAAGGACGCTGGTGTTTATGCTCCTGGTGCCGATCGTCGCGGTTCCGCTTTTGATGACCGGTTTGTCATCACTGATGGTCAGCCAGATTACCAAAGTTCAGAAAGAAGTTTCCCGTGTGGTTATCGAGGGCGCGGAATATTTGCCCGATGAATTGGCCGGGATGATTGCCTCGGATTCCGGTATGACGCTCCTGGACGAATCAAGCCTGGGTGAGGGAATGCTGGTAGATCATCTTAAAAAGGGCGACATCGACCTGCTGGTTTTTGTGGATGAGGATTTTGCGGCCAAAATCAATCAAGAAAAGACCGGCGAGATAAAGATTTTCTATGATAAAGCGGAGATGAAATCGGATTTTTCACTGGATAAATTCGAGGATATTTTGAAAGAGTACAAGGAGAAAATTATCCTCAGCCGGATTGAGGGACGGGATATCTCTCCAGAAATTCTGACCCCGTTTGAAATCAAAGATAATAATGTCGCTCCGACGCAGAAAATGGTCGGCAAGGAGCTGGGCGCGCTTTTACCATACCTGATTATTATCATGTGTTTCATGGGTGCGATGTACCCGGCGATCGATCTGGCCGCCGGAGAGAAAGAGCGCGGGACCCTGGAAACCCTGCTGGTATCACCGGCAACGCGGGGCGAGTTCGTACTCGGTAAATATTTTGTAATCCTGGTGACCGGGATTGTGGCGGCCTTTTTATCATTGGGCAGTATGGTCTATTCGCTCAACCATATGGTGAGCGGCGTCTTCAGGGAACTGGCGCAGAACCTGTCCATCGGTCTTGATTTACAGACTATCGGTTTGATGGTCCTGATTGTACTGCCTCTGGCGGGGATATTCGCCGGGATTCTGCTTTCGGTTTCGATTTTCGCTCGATCGTTCAAAGAAGCCCAAAGCTATGTGACGGCTCTGAATATGTTTATTATCCTACCGGCCTTTGTCTCGTTCCTCCCGGGAATCAAGATGAGTTACCAGATGTCACTGATACCGGTTCTTAATGCCAGCCTAATCCTGAAAGACGCTATCTCGGGAACGATCCAGTGGAATTTCATTTTAACAGCTTTTCTGGCCAATGCCGTTCTGGCGGCGGCGGCGCTGGTATTCTGTCGCAAATGGTTTGAACGTGAATCGGTTATTTTCAGAATGTGA
- a CDS encoding ATP-binding cassette domain-containing protein, translating to MIKAERLTKIFKDRKRGEIRAVDEISFTCEPGQVYGLLGPNGAGKTTTLRMLSTALRPSFGTALINGVDVVRDPQKVRSQIGFLSGNTGLYARLNPREMVRYFGRLYGMTGDQIAERTRVIFDMLEMNDFADTRNAKLSTGMKQKVSIARSVVHDPPTMVFDEPTTGLDVMSSRTIVQFIRHCRDDGKTVIFSTHIMSEAHRLCDKIGIIHKGRLYYEGTIPQILEKTATDTLEDAFIKIVGAE from the coding sequence TTGATAAAAGCCGAGAGACTAACCAAAATCTTCAAAGATCGCAAACGCGGTGAAATACGAGCGGTCGATGAAATATCGTTTACATGTGAGCCGGGCCAGGTGTATGGTCTTCTGGGGCCCAATGGAGCCGGCAAGACGACAACTCTCAGGATGCTCTCGACGGCCTTGCGGCCCAGTTTTGGGACCGCCCTGATCAACGGCGTCGATGTCGTCCGGGATCCGCAGAAGGTCCGTTCGCAGATCGGCTTTCTGTCGGGCAATACCGGTTTATACGCGCGTTTGAACCCGCGAGAAATGGTCCGCTATTTCGGGCGGCTTTACGGTATGACCGGAGATCAAATTGCGGAGCGAACCAGAGTTATTTTCGATATGCTTGAAATGAATGATTTTGCCGATACCCGCAATGCTAAACTCTCGACCGGTATGAAACAAAAGGTATCAATTGCCCGGTCGGTGGTTCATGACCCTCCAACAATGGTGTTCGATGAACCGACTACCGGACTTGATGTGATGAGTTCGAGGACGATTGTGCAGTTTATCCGCCATTGCCGCGACGATGGGAAGACAGTCATTTTTTCGACCCATATCATGAGTGAAGCCCACCGCCTGTGCGATAAAATCGGGATTATCCATAAAGGGCGGCTTTACTATGAAGGAACGATTCCCCAGATTCTGGAAAAAACCGCCACCGATACCCTTGAAGATGCCTTTATAAAGATTGTGGGGGCAGAATGA
- a CDS encoding TusE/DsrC/DsvC family sulfur relay protein gives MTPKSTFLSGSPQLRRHRQFAVFEAYEMNMPSMLTDEHWRIIYYLRDAFKKTGEIPTAYETCKANEMESKRLEEFFPTVIIAERLRSPA, from the coding sequence ATGACTCCAAAATCAACCTTTTTAAGTGGATCACCCCAATTGCGCCGCCATCGACAGTTCGCGGTTTTCGAGGCCTATGAAATGAATATGCCATCAATGCTTACCGATGAACACTGGCGGATTATTTATTACTTGCGTGACGCCTTCAAAAAGACCGGGGAAATTCCAACTGCTTATGAAACCTGTAAAGCTAATGAAATGGAATCCAAACGGCTGGAAGAATTTTTTCCAACGGTTATTATCGCGGAACGGTTAAGATCGCCGGCCTGA
- a CDS encoding TusE/DsrC/DsvC family sulfur relay protein, whose translation MSLSKRENMGIFAFKGKSYAVDDDGFLLNFREWDENFSEGMASISEISRDLTKEHWDVIYFIRNTYENLGKCPQIYLTCTAKNLHLKDLKELFPAGYLRGACKLAGITYKEGYIANSWTEIEAGAINLEAPEKTYRVDVRGFLVNPYDWDEQYAIHKAYEMKMPEELNQRHWQIIRYLREQYKKNRGVPTVYETCRDNQIELNELEVLFPDGYHRGAVKISGLRVR comes from the coding sequence ATGAGTCTGAGTAAAAGAGAGAATATGGGGATATTCGCGTTCAAGGGTAAATCCTACGCCGTCGATGACGACGGTTTTTTGCTCAATTTCCGCGAATGGGATGAGAATTTTTCCGAGGGGATGGCTTCCATATCTGAAATCTCCAGGGATCTGACAAAAGAACACTGGGATGTAATTTATTTTATCCGGAACACCTACGAGAACCTTGGAAAATGTCCTCAGATTTACCTGACCTGTACCGCCAAAAATTTGCATCTTAAAGATCTTAAGGAGCTTTTCCCCGCCGGATACCTCCGCGGCGCCTGTAAACTGGCCGGGATAACTTACAAAGAAGGTTATATCGCCAATTCCTGGACCGAAATCGAGGCCGGTGCCATAAATCTTGAAGCCCCGGAAAAAACCTACCGGGTCGATGTTCGCGGATTTCTGGTCAATCCCTATGATTGGGATGAGCAGTATGCCATCCATAAGGCCTATGAGATGAAAATGCCCGAAGAACTGAACCAGCGTCACTGGCAAATAATCCGCTATTTGCGAGAGCAGTATAAAAAGAACCGGGGCGTTCCCACGGTTTATGAAACCTGCCGGGATAACCAGATAGAACTGAACGAGTTGGAGGTGTTGTTCCCCGATGGCTATCACCGCGGAGCGGTTAAAATTTCCGGTCTTCGGGTGAGATAA
- a CDS encoding DUF2007 domain-containing protein: protein MFCPKCRYEYKKGITVCPDCDVKLVANLPPKEEEHEDKYGDLVTVYETSDRSRVLIAKSLLEDSGIEFFAQGNGVTDLFGASQLGFQPVAGPVRFKVREEDEDHALEVLVDMMDTEDDEDGFDDDDYEDENEDEDEDDDDFDLGGSRKKFVDTDDDDLDDDDDYIDDEDDIDYVDEEEDRY, encoded by the coding sequence ATGTTCTGTCCCAAATGCCGTTATGAATACAAAAAAGGGATAACTGTCTGTCCCGATTGCGATGTCAAGCTGGTTGCCAATTTGCCACCCAAAGAAGAGGAGCATGAAGACAAATATGGGGATCTGGTCACGGTTTATGAAACCAGCGACCGATCACGGGTTTTAATCGCCAAATCATTACTTGAGGATTCCGGAATCGAGTTTTTTGCCCAGGGTAACGGCGTTACCGATCTTTTCGGAGCCAGCCAACTTGGTTTCCAGCCGGTGGCCGGGCCGGTCCGGTTCAAGGTCCGGGAAGAAGACGAAGATCACGCTTTGGAAGTGCTGGTGGATATGATGGATACGGAAGACGATGAAGATGGATTCGATGACGATGATTACGAGGATGAAAATGAAGACGAGGATGAGGACGACGATGATTTTGATCTGGGCGGGAGCCGCAAGAAATTTGTTGATACTGACGACGATGATCTAGATGACGATGATGACTATATCGATGATGAAGACGATATTGACTATGTCGATGAGGAGGAGGATCGGTACTGA